ACGAGGTCAGACAGCGAGTCGATGACGACGAGGTTGCCCGTCGCCACCTCGTTCAGCACCATGCCGAGCGTGCCAAGCAGGTCCTCCCGTTCGTGGCGCGCCCGGAGGTCGGTTATCGACGCGGTTTCGCTGGCGTACCAGTCTCGCGGCACCGGACTGATGTGGAAGTACCGCTCCGAGAGGTCGTGGAACTCGACTGCCTGACTCCCTTTGTCGACCACATCGTCGTCCATCGCCAGCCGCATCTCACTGACCAGTTGGGACTCGTTTGTGGTGAAAGAGATGTAGTGAACTTCCTCCGGGGCGACGGCGTCGGCCGAGCGGTCGCCGTAGTAGAGGTCGTGCAGCTCCCCGTCTACCTGTTCGAGCCCGTTAATGAGTGCGCTCGTATGCATGAACTCCCGGGAGCCAGCGCCGGCCTCGCCGGAGAGCAGGACGACGCTCCCGGCGGGTGCCCCACCGTTGATGATGGAGTCGAGCTGGCGGATCCCGAACGGGATTCGATCCATACGTTCACCTACCTACGCGGTCGCTTAAACGCTTGGCCTGTCTCGACGGTTGTGAGCAGCGGGGTGACAGCGCGCCCCGAGGCGGTCACCGCCAGACAGCCCGACCGAGCCGCGTTTCCGAGAGGTCGAAGTCAAAGCGGTCCGTCCAGAGGAGGCCAGCCCCCAGCAGCGCGGCGAGGCCGACCGGCACCCAGTTCGCGTAAAAGAGGTTGATGCCACCCCACAGCAGGACGAAGCTCACGAGGTCGTCGAGCATGAACGGGCAGTCTCGGAGCCGCCGACGGAGCCCCGCGCGGTCGAACCCGAGGTCGAACAGCAGGACGGCGACCGACCCCGACAGGAGCCAGCCGGCGTAGTTCTGCCACGGGACGCCATAGAACTGGCTCACGTCGTAGGTCCAGAAGCCGATGGCGACCGCACCGGGGTCGAGCACGAGGTCGACGAGCATCACCGTCGAAAGCGTCGCCAGCAGCCGAACGGCGGT
The Haloarcula sp. CBA1129 genome window above contains:
- a CDS encoding HTR-like protein, which produces MDRIPFGIRQLDSIINGGAPAGSVVLLSGEAGAGSREFMHTSALINGLEQVDGELHDLYYGDRSADAVAPEEVHYISFTTNESQLVSEMRLAMDDDVVDKGSQAVEFHDLSERYFHISPVPRDWYASETASITDLRARHEREDLLGTLGMVLNEVATGNLVVIDSLSDLVSATDEEVSWSDISSLVQGIQKAAHQWGGLILLHVNPETLSSVQHGQLVDASHGTMEFAWESGGSTRARTLVVQQFRGVLSQIEDEDIVQFETELGDAGFDISDVRKIR